A stretch of DNA from Malus sylvestris chromosome 9, drMalSylv7.2, whole genome shotgun sequence:
gttaccatcattgttctaaaaatccccgcctagcgccTTGTTgcatctttcttttttgttactatcactgttctaaaaatccccgcctagcgtcacctaggcgctaggcggctgGTCATCGTCGATTAATGCCtagacgtttgaaaattaagaaatggcgcCTAGACCTGCTGAGGCACCTACCTATACCATCTAGGCACTCGCCTAGCCGCCCAGACCCTCCTAGGGGtgcctaggttgcgactcacttagaagaaaataaataacttttatttgcattttattttattttcaataaattgtaagagacttgttaaatacttaaataaacacatattatatgcttgttccccatgttttcattatgtttcaatacttcataatatatatgttattctattttgttgtttttgatgAAATTACATATATTTGGTGGTAGTGGAGCTTTGGCAGCGGCATGTGGAGGAGTTTCGAACTGCTATGGATTTTTCGGGAAGGGGGGAGGCTAAGGCTCTGGGAAGTGATATGAGGGATAGGGTACGGGGGGGATGTAGGGCAGTCATCGGGGAGGGAGGGGTGAGGTATGGGGATGTCATCGTGGAGGGGGAGAGGGGGGAAGAGGAAGGGCCAATACAGTGGCAAAAACCGGTGTTTGGAACGTTGAAATTGAATTGTGATGCTGCTTGGAAAAAGGCCACGGGAGAGGGAGGGGTTGGTTGGGTTCTTAGGGACTTTGCAGGTATTCCTTTGCTCGCAGGAGGAGTAGGAGGGGGACGGTTCGGGGACGTCATTATGGCGGAGGCTTAGGCAATTAGACATGGCTTGGAGTCGTTTGTGGGGAGTGAGGTTTGGGCGGGAACTACCTGTTTGGTGGTGGAATCGGATTCTAAAGGCTTGATCAACATGTTAAATAAGGAGACGACAGTTGATGTGAATCTGGAGGTCTATATCCAAGATATTTGGAGAATGACTTGTGTTTTTCCGTTGGTAAGGTTTTGCTTTACCCCTCGTCATTGCAATCGTGCAGCCCATTCAATCGCGGCGTATGTCGTTAAGCATGGCGGGAGATTTGGCTGGGATGAATTAGGTCCTGAGTTCCTGTTTAATATTTTAGCAGAAGATGCAAATGTAACGGTTCtactttaatttttaataaaatttttatctttcgacaaaaaaaaaaaaaaactaagattttaaaggattttaaaagtgaTAGATTTGATATGATTTAGGAGGATTTAAGACtcctacaaaattcatatggattttaaagaatttgaatggatttagTTTGTAGATTGTGGTggattttcatataatttttttattgaaaaaaaaaaaaaaaatctttcccCTTGCCTTACTGTACTCGATAGCCACTTTATCCCCTCCCCTTTCGGGTCCCCTTTCACACAAGCACTGCTCCATCTCTTTCTCAATTGATAGATCAACATAACTTTGGTGAGCTTTTGAGCACTACACCACCAACAACCATCACTACCAAATGCCCTTTTGCCACAGACGTACGTTGTGGTACTTTAGTAGTGCTTGTAGTACCATAGACATTAAGAAATCAAAATGGCGAGAAAgtaatattaaccaaaatccTAGATCGATCATGTCCTTCGATGATCATACATGCCTAATTAAGGTCGAAGGGTCATAATAAGATATTCCACCAAAGTATAGGTGGTTACCTATGTGTGGCTGGGGTTGGTAGAGATTTGAGGACTACCCACatggaaaatgatttgaaatcctaGGAGGTGAGGTTGAATTCTTTTTAGTCTTGGTTATATATACTTCTTGctctcaaatcccacaaaatccacaacttattgaaatcctccaaaatctttttttttaaaacacttaGATTTGAATGAATTTTAAAATCCTAAAATCTTTTAACTGATTACACCTAGATTTGAATGGAttataaaatcctttaaaatcttgtaattgactacactaggattttaaagtcttttaagATCCTTTCAAATCTgagtttgactacacccccgTATAGACATatacttatttacatgaaatatagTAGATTTACTTAATTCCGTCTAGTCCGCCTAACCACCTAGTCGCTGGGTCACAATCCGCTACCAGACTAGAACCTAGCGTCTTTTAAAACTTTGGTTACCAAATGGGAATTACGTACTGTAATTCAGTCTCATATATATGATGATCTTTAAAAATGTTGTGACTTTTGAGGAAGGAATAAGGTAAGTCTACAACAATGTAGAATAATCCATattctacaaaataaataaatatactcccaCAATACGCACAAAAGCACACATTATTTCCTGGGACTTGTTATACTCGCCCACTCatcatcaaattttaaaaaccaaaaataatattttcccaccacaaccacccctactaattaaaaaaaaattaaagatgtTGGCAATAatatctactaattaataaaattctctttgttaagtaaaagaggatgaaaagacaaattagtttctatcacacaaaaaaaagggcaataatgtaatttcactaGTCCAaaatttactgttttttattgaaacctcatCTAtatgtgatgttaaaataccttcaatatttaaaataaaaaataaaaaaatttatatataattaaaaaaaaaaatatctcccACTCCccccacattctctctctccctctctccttctcattttctaaaaaaatgtgttcataggCAAATGCTAGTTTATTTTAAGAAAACTTTTATTTGCAatctaaaaatttcattttgcacacttcacaaatatatttttatttctaaatatataaaatttagaatgcaaaataaaaattttagaaTGCCAATAATCTTATTTTAATAACATATTTTTCCTAGCTTCTCTCTCAAAGCAAGATGCACATTAAAAGAAAGTCACTCATATGATACAGTGATTCAAAATATTTCACTCTTTCACTACTTTACAGTAGCGTGCTAGTCataagagatttttcaatgtgaccggaACACGAAGTAGTACActacgtgtcattatacaataGTAAGATATATGTGTCAAAAaactaataacttaaaaaattaaattttccaccacttatataaaaacacatgatgtaccactACTTTCTGATTGAAAtaaatttggtcctattacgaTGTATGAAATGAGATAAGAAAATGAAACTGACTTTTCTCTTGAGCATATTTTTGCAAGAATTAGATGTGGTCCTCACACTTCattagtttcattttttttaaataaacgatattatccaaATTAAAGGGGTGGGAAGTGAGCTAAGTCTTATCAATGGCGAAGCTAGAAATTGTCGGAAGGAGGGGCGAATTTTCAAAGGTTAATTAAAAGGTCCCAATAAAACTtaacgaaaaagaaaatgttCTTTACAACAACAGCCACAAGAAATACAcaacaaaaccaaaataaatCATTTTTCCATTTGACTGCCACAGAAAACCAGAAATGCTATTTTCAACAGGCTTCACCGATTAGAGAGTATTGACCAAATGGAGAAGGGCATACAAGTTGAAAGATTGGTTTGCTACTAGACCAAGACTTGAATAACAAATATGTGAATACACTTGAAATAAACACATGAAACACAATGAACCATACGAAGCATTCGACGCTAACTTAAGTTAGTGACTTACGGCAAGACGTCAACTTCAAGACCCTCAGATGTTCAAGTTGTTCTGAAATGTGAGCAGAAATTAGAAAATCATCTCCATATGACCTAttctaaaaattgaaaatatttcatAAATTCTTTCAAATAATCAATCATCAAGGATAACTCTGCAAAATGCATTGTCCATCAACCAAGAGCTGAATAAGTTTCACAGATGGGGAGGTTTTGACATAAATAAAGCCAAATATTCAATGCCAATCTCAACCACCAGTTATAAGattaaatgaaagaaaaaaaaaatctctttcaTATGTGGGGTGCTTATTTGAACCTTTGAGTTCAAGCGAGAGACTAGGTGAAACAGAGACGGAGACTAGAGAGAGGGTTAACGGTGGAGATCTAATATCAGACCTCAAAACAAAAACGTGCGTTTCATTTATTTCTTTTCCATTGGTCTAAAACCACATCGCTTTGGGCTTAggtgttttaataaaaattaaaaacacatCAGCTTCATCGTTGTAGCGCAACACCCCAATCAGACGAACCCATATTCCAACAGAGCAGAGGGGCGAAATTGTTACTCTCAACGGCGATTTCCAACGAACAGAGGGGCGGACGCCCCTCCTTGCGCCTCTGTAGCTTCGCCACTgagtctcacaatgagctaacaataatgtagttcaaattcgcctttgacgaaaatcgaacctaagacctctcacttacaaatgaaaagaaatagcAATAAACCGTAGTACATCTTTTAAATTAATAGAATTAAccttctaatttaatttcaaCACAAATTTGATGCCACCTGCCTAAAAATATTACACGCAGCTTACATGCATCATTTATAACCTCAAGTCACGCCTTACTTTCCTAATGGAATCACCCATTCTGATTTTCTTTCAACCCAAATATGATCACCCCTGGAAAATGAAAAGGGTTTATGCCTAACTGTCTCACTTCCGGAATACGTTGACGTTGTAATGGACAATTCTCTATGACAAGTTTATTTGGAGTAAGTGTAtaccatttcatttatatacAAGTGATACCATACTTCTTCGAGTGTCCTCCAAACAATGTTATCACATTTCACGCAAGGACACCTCATACAATTATGACCATTGACATGGTTGCTTGCAAATTAAATATAATTGTCAATCCCATCCAAATATTGGTCACAACTTCTATCTTGCAACTTGATCCACCTTTTGTCCATTGTGCCCATTTTTAGAGAATTTTGTCATCATAATGATTTGGTATACGCTTCATCGCCCCCTTATGCCTCCGATATAATCCTATTTCATTCGAAAGTGCACTTGTGGTTTGTGATTCACGCGATTATTGTCCATCGTAAAAAATTTGACAGCATCTCCCTATGGTCCCCTAAGTGCACAACATAGATATTACaaacaaatatctaaatggACCCGAAGAACATTAGGGCAATACAACCGAATCTTCCACGAACGAAACTTAGCCACGTTCACCGCAAACCCTAAACACATACTAGTGCACTCCCAAACTATCCAAACTAGACAATTCAAGATTTAGTTAGATTGCATAGCCGCATATTGCGTCTACTAGCGAATCCAACAGAATCTCAAACGAGTCTAAGGTTTTTTTCGAATTTATTATACGAAGTTAATCAACATAGTTAACTGCATATAAATGGTTATGAATTTTTAACAAATTTCATACCACAATTTCCTAGACAAAGCTGCACAGATTAAATTCTTCTAGTTTACATAAATTTCAATAACACGCAAACTCAAAATTTCATTTATTACACAAtttcaacatacataaatatccCAATTTAATAAATTCAAgcttattatttatgtttaagaGATAATTACGTACCTTTCTTTTAATTTACTTCCAATCCAATCACAAACAtacatgaataaaaaaataactaatcacacattcaaataaaaaattgtccaacaaataaaaacaaactaaCCTTCATTTAATTGGGAGAGGAAGAGATGAAGGAGAGGGTGCatgagagagtgtgtgtgtgttacaCAAGCAGGGGgaagaagagaaggaagaaatggGGGAGAAAGAAGAAGGTACGGACCTAATTCATGACTTACGGTTTGGCCAACGGAAAAGTTCGGGCAACCACGAGGATGCCGTCGAGTAAAGGCTCTACCGCTAATTTTTTAACACTgttattgtggagccaaaaataattaaaagacgacacgtggattcttgggtaaaagaggacaaaaatacccttgaggcatactgggATTCCTACGTGCGAGCAACGGGCAATCATCcctaaaccaagtcaaaagtgcccaaaataggtaacaatttaaagtctatttcatcaaatcctttctataaggtaattcctaaaacctaatttattttatatattttgtattccattatttaactaatcaattagctaaatgatatttttctttcatattcccaaaaaattgattaattaaggaattaattacctaatcaatcccttaattatcaaataAGAGACCCATTCACACCTAAAACtactaagaggccggccacctccaTTTTCCTAatctttttcacttttctccattttattaccccatttatacaaataatcaattttgtaactcctaattaaacctaaattaaatccaaaaaaccctagccacctcctatccctataaatatactctcattctcaccaaaaaagccaattccaacactttggcaaaaatcccaaaattttctaaacactctttctctctaaattctaactttggcatcggaggttcttcggccaaaaccccccattcatcgtgggcgcgtgaggctcttggccttaacctaaggtgttaattgttttgtaggtgcaaaattgtccaagatcaaggaggaagaaatttgcatccatagtTATCATCGTCCTTTGCCAACAAATTGTAATTATAAGCTGACGAAAGTGAGCGTCGTGCAAAGGTTACTTAGCCCACGAAGCAAGTGTTCGTCCCGCAAACCTGATTGCACTgcgtcattttttttttctcttggcGCAAAAATCTTGACCGACAAATATTTTCTTGCCCTACAAATGTTGTCCGTCTCTCAAAGGTTTTTAGTAAACCCTGCTTGTTGACCAGATTAGCCCTTATGCAAAGAATATTTCGTCGAGTAAAGTTGTTTTAGCTGACAAAAACATGTTTGTCGGGCAAGTTTTTGTAGGGCAAGCGCTATTTTCTGACAATGTGACACCCCTAGCTTGACAAAATAGTGTAGACATGTCAATTGATCAAATTTAATGCGGATGTGATTCGAATCCAATGTAATTCTAGTATAAACAGTTCTGATCTAGATAATTATTAGATCTATATAacatatcatttgatttttatacTATTTCATATtaattatatgtgtgtgtaataataattttagttttatgtgCATTCCAGCCAGGTACACTTatatccttttttttatattgtatacaacatatatttttaataattaaaaacataaatataaatagAGAATAAAGCAATCAAtagtattttaatatttttaggtcttaaattaaatttgataaGAATCTGATCCGATTTAAATTCGATGCTAAGGATTATAAGTCAGATTTTGAAGATTCGAATACAATCAGGACCTAATATTACGATTATAAACGAATATTGATATGAATATGGTTCAAGATTGTTCCAAACCGATCTGTTTATATATCTACTAATATGCGTTAGTTGCGAGCCCTAGACTTTACTGGCTTAATCTTCTTTTGAACTGTGGactcaaaattaaaattttgggtaaaTATAAGTTTATTACCTTCAAGTTTcgtaatttttaatatttgatacatgaagtttttttcatcccagaatcatactaaagtgttaattttgagacagtctcatacatccgttaatctTGCTGTTAAATTTCTTGTTAACTGATAGCGTGACGCTTATGTGGATAATGATTAGATGCCAGCTCCATGTGAAaactaaaaattcaaaaaataaaataaaaaaaccgtGTTGTACTTCCCCCTCCCTCCCTGCCTTCGTTCCTCTGCAAACCCCACCCATCCTCCCTCCCTTTTCTCCTCTGCAATCCGtaccctcccttctctcctctacAACCCCATTCTTCATCTCAGCCCTAATCTCTCTCTCGCCCTACTACTCTCACTCTTTGGCCGCCTCtcttaactctctctctctctctcgcaaaTCGCCATGGCCATCACCTTCTCAGATCTCTACACCGATGCCTGTCTCAAAGCCCTCGACGAGTTCCTCGCCGGCAAATCTTACATCTCCGGGTaacaatttcttcttcttcttcgtctttaTTTTTCTGTATATTTCAATggattttactttatttttggttttttattcacTGCTCATCCCAATCTCAGAGACAAGATGACTTTGGATGACATCAAGGTGTACGCCGCCGTGTTGGAGAAGCCCGCTGGTTCTTTTGCCAATGTGAGCAAGTGGTACGACACCGTTTCGTCCTAATTCGCTTCCACCTTCCCCGACAAGGTTGCCGGAGTGAGAGTCAGCAGCGGCAAGGCTGAGGCTGCTACTCCTGCTCGTGTTGCAGTTCAGAGTAGTCACTCTGCAGCTCTACCATCTTTATCTTTACATTCTCAAGTTCTGCTTTAAGATTTTTAATCTCTACATCTGTTGATGAGTGGTTCCCGTCATGTTCAGAGTTATCGCCGCTTGGTGATTCCTTCTCTTGCATCACTGTCCTCATCTTGCGTTGACTCTATTTAGAGTTCTTGATTACCAAAAATTTTGAAGCTTTTATTATACTATGAAATCGATATCGAAAAATAGAAGTTGTAGATGTGGAAGGACTAAAATTTTTGGTATGTTTttggttgaacttgaagatGGAGAAGGAACAAGAGATTGAGTGGATCAAAGCTCCTAACATTGGAATAAGCGTAGACCTTGTTGCTGCCGCCGCTGGAGGCGATGACGATGACGATTTGGACCTCTTTGGGGATGAAACTGAGGTGGGTCGGGTATAGAGTGTTGGGTGGGCGCAGAGGAAAGAAGGGAGCGGGGGTGAGGTGAGGTGAGGTAGGAGAGGTGGGTGTCGATTGCAGAGGAGATGAGGGAGGGTGGTGCGGGTTGCAGAGGGAGTGAGGGAGGGGGGTTGACAGGAGGCAGAAGGcaggtgggtttttttttttttttttttgaattttttaatttttgaaattttaatttcaacGTGGACTTCAGGTTGCGTTCAATTATTGTTCATATTGGTACCATGTCATCCGTTAGCAGAATACTTAATAATAAGTCTAACAGATATATAAGATTGTCTTAAAATTAAGATTTTAGCTATAATTTTGGATCATGTTGAAAATCGCGAGCATAGGAAACTGATATTTATACTAACATTTTAGTTTCAACACAGATCTGACGTCACTCGCCTGACAAAGTCACACACATAACCTCCATGCATTAGCGACAACCCCACACTCGActacattttcttttcctttaatTAATGGATTCAACAACCCTGGTCTACTTTCAACAAAAATGTGACGACAATCACTTTACAAAACCATACACGCGGCTTGCATGCGTTGCGGGCCCCGCACTCCACTCGCTGCTGTTTTATAACGTATGAAGTCAACAATCTGAGGAGACGGGACACTTGGTCAAATCATTGTCCCAAATGTGAAGGGTAAGATTGAAGTCGAGTGCTTAAACAAGTTCATTAAGATTGCTATAAGTTGCTTAAATGACAAAGAAATCGAACGACCGTCGATGAATAATGTTGTGAGGGGCTTGAGTTGGTATTgcagcttcatcaaaagagcaTTGGAAGTGAGGGTGACAATGAGGTTGCCTTTATCAATGACAGATGCGAGACTTGACTTCAACGTTTAAGCTGACAAGATTGATTTGTTtcaacacaatttttttttctttcagaaattcATTTCTCTTCTAGTCATATTACCCGCACCTAATGTACAAAATAACTTGGGTATACTTGGcatgaaaatttaattaaaaatgtaGAATAAATGGAAATAATTATATCTACCAAAAGTATAGGAAGaaaatttatgattttttactacGAATGATATTATACTTCATAAGACACACTAATAAAAGAGAGAATAGTTTAAGATTAAGACGTAGTGAGTTGAAAAGAAAGACGAAATCTGGATAATTTACCACTTGCTAGGGGCAAAACACAACGCCAACATCACTCTTGATAAATTCTCTCCTTGGTAATTAACTAATTCATTGttcataaaaaaaggaaaaaggaaaaagaaaacaagtagaaatcaaTGTTTAAAAGCCAAGttctcttttaaaaaaaaaaagcctaagtTGTAAAAATTTCCCAATCCTAGGTGGCGCGCGGTGCAGAAAACATGCACAAAGCGACTCCTAGTCCGAGACAGAAGAAACCCAAAGGAAAGTTTAAAGCTTTTCACCAAAGGAGCTACTGCTGCAGAGCTCTCTTACATTGTGTGTGTTGTGTACCACTCGTTATCCAAGTTACTTTGATTTTGTCCCATTTCGTTCTCCCTAACCCACCCCTGATCaaccctcccccccccccccctctttttctctctcatcaGAGCTCTCATCCACCTTCAATCTTGCTTGATCAGCTCAAGGTATGTCTACCATGgtgttttttattaatttaattattatcttCCTCTGTgtttctgcatttttatttatattttttgcttTAAGACAACATATATGTGTTTGCATGTATGTATTTGCGAATGCTATTTTTGGTCCTGCTTAGTTATGGCTTTACCATGATATATACCATTTTACTGGCATTTTAGCTAAAGATATTTAACTTTTTGGTCCTAATCTTTGAGTTTTGGTATGAGAGAACAATTTACAGAGGAGGCTCAAAAGATGGTTCTTTTTTCCCCCTCTTTTTGTAGTACCTAGCaagatttaaaatatattttctctccACCTTGGTGGCTAAGTTTTTCTGTTttgatccttttatttttgttagtttGGTTATTTAAATCGATTGCATGTATATTGGGTTATATGTATTGTCACTATAGTTTATGATTCATTGATGTTTGAGGAACATTAGGGCCTAATTCTTTTAAGTGCAACAAATTGGTCATAAATTAAAGATCTTGAGGTGATTTTGCAGGCCTAGATTTCTGAAATCCTAGGTGTGGGCAttggacaatttttttgaataaaatggATGCTAGGGGTAGTGGAACCATCAATGTTCATGATCATGGAACAGTTTTTTATAGTAAAAATAAATTCCAATGCAACTATTGTGGTAAGGTGGTGAGCGGTTCCACCCGTTTGAAGTACCATATCGGAGGAATCCGTGGCGATGTGTTACCATGTAATAGTGCTCCGGCTGATGTGAGGGAGCTGATGAAAAACAATGTgattgaaagaaaaagagaaacttTTGGAAAGGAATTCGGGGAGCTGAATACCTCAGATCTTTCAGGGAAGAGGAATTGTAAGCGTGGAGCTTCTCAAAATGCCGGTTTTCAGAATCGAAGCCAAGAGGTGTTGGAGTTGGAGTGTGAAGATAGTGCAGCAGTACATGTCTCCGTTACTAAACGAGGCAGAGGCGCACAACAAGGCGACAATGGGGAAACAAAAAGGGATATCATTTCGAGGCAAGTGCAAAAATGCATTGGTCGATTCTTCTATGAAACGGGGTTAGAATTTGTTGGCGTGAATTCGTCTTCCTTTGAAAGAATGATACGTTCTGCTCTTGGGACTGGTCGGCTGGGGTACAAAATACCGACCTGTGATGAGCTCAGAGGTTGGATACTTGACGAAGAAGTGAAAGAGATGCAAGAGTATGTGACAAAGATTAGAGATTCATGGGCTACCACTGGATGTAGCATTTTGTTGGACGGATGGACTGATGAGAAGGGTCGAAGCCTTGTTAACTTTTTGGTCAATTGCCCTCAAGGCCCGATTTATCTTTGCACCCATGATATTTCCTCCATCGTTGGTGACATCGATGCCATGTATATGGTACTTGAGGGAGTTATTGAGGATGTCGGGATTGAAAACGTGATTCAGGTTGTGGCGGATACTACAACTGGCTGGGCGGGTACAATGCAGAAGGAGTTTAGCAGTAGGTGCAAAGATGTGTTTTGGACCGTCAGTGCATCTCATTGCATTGCACTGATATTGGAGAACATTGGGATGATTGGCTCTACTAGAGATATATTTGATAAGGCCAAGGTTATGACAAAGTTCATTCATGGACACGAAGCGGttttgaagcttttgaagaaACATACGCTTGGCCACGACCTCATTAAGCCCTCGAAGATAAGGTCAGCAATGCCTTTTATGACTTTGGAGAACATTGTATCAAAAAAGCAAAACTTGAAAGACATGTTTTCCTCACCTGAGTGGAACATGTCAACCTGGGCTTCACGAGTGGAGGGAAAAAGGGTAGCGGATTTAGTTGAGGGTCGCTCTTTCTGGACTGGAGCTGAGATGGTCCTGAACGCAGCTATGCCTCTCATTGGCATTCTAAACTGGATCTTTGAGGCTGACGAGCCGCTTATTGGGTACATATATGAAACAATGGATCAAGTAAAGGAGACAATTAAGGAAGAGTTCAACAAAAAGAAACCAGATTACATGCCAATCTGGGAAGttgttgatgagatatggaacaATGTTCTCCACAGTCCTCTCCACGCGGCTGGCTATTATCTTAACCCGAGTCTCTTCTATTCAAGTGACTTTTATCCTGACTTCGAGGTTTCTTCTGGCCTTCTGAGCTGCCTTGGACAACTGGTCCAGAGTCAGCCAATCAAAGACTTAATTATCCGTCAATTGGAGGAGTATGCACACGGCAAAGGTAGTTATCAGGAGGGGAGTTCCAGAACTCGAAGAAGAAACGTTCCACCAGGTAAAATCAGATATCGTTATAAAGTTGTAAACAAATGAATCAAGATTCAAGAACACTATTGAATGTTTTCTTAAATAGCCTATTAATTTTAGGCATTACGTTGGTAGTTTTGAGGTCGGTAAAAAACCAATATTTGAAACTAGTTTATGTTAAATTGATTGCAGCTATGTGGTGGTCTAGTTATGGAGAAAATCATCCTGAACTGCAGAGGTTTGCGGTTCGAATTTTGAGTCAGAACTGCGATGGCGCTTTAAGATATGTGCTCAAACGGACTATGGCGGAGAAACTGCTAACCAATGGAAGGAATCCTGTTGAGCAACAGCGGCTTAAATATCTTACATTTGTTCATTATAATTTGCAGTTACAGCAGTTTCATGCAGGTATGAAGAGCGGAGTTGAGGCTGAGGAGATTGATCCAATGGATGATTGGATCATTGATGAAGCACCAGACGTTGTGCCCCAAAATCTTGAATCGTCGTGGATGAACTTGGACTGTGCTAGAGCTCTCAGCGAGGAAGGTTGTTCCAGGTTTGCTGCAAAGACGGAAACCATTTGAGTTGCTGAAAGAAGAGTAAGATTCAGAGAGGATCCGTTCTGTTTGTCAGAAAAATCAGAACATCTTTTAAGCGACGTTTTGTCTTCTGAAGTTTAAACGTTagaagtttgttttgagttataACTAGAACAAGATGGTGTTGGTGAATATTTGCTTCATGGTTGTTTAAATTAGGAAATGAACTCTTTGAACTTGGATAtcgtttatgtgttttttttgttttatacaaGTGATGGTAAGAGAATCAAACATAAGATCTCGGGTTTAAGAGTAAATATTTTTAACTAACTAAGATATGCACTTTACACCCAGCTTGTGTTTCTTACAAAAACTGCCTAGTTTCATGTATGGTATT
This window harbors:
- the LOC126633726 gene encoding uncharacterized protein LOC126633726 codes for the protein MDARGSGTINVHDHGTVFYSKNKFQCNYCGKVVSGSTRLKYHIGGIRGDVLPCNSAPADVRELMKNNVIERKRETFGKEFGELNTSDLSGKRNCKRGASQNAGFQNRSQEVLELECEDSAAVHVSVTKRGRGAQQGDNGETKRDIISRQVQKCIGRFFYETGLEFVGVNSSSFERMIRSALGTGRLGYKIPTCDELRGWILDEEVKEMQEYVTKIRDSWATTGCSILLDGWTDEKGRSLVNFLVNCPQGPIYLCTHDISSIVGDIDAMYMVLEGVIEDVGIENVIQVVADTTTGWAGTMQKEFSSRCKDVFWTVSASHCIALILENIGMIGSTRDIFDKAKVMTKFIHGHEAVLKLLKKHTLGHDLIKPSKIRSAMPFMTLENIVSKKQNLKDMFSSPEWNMSTWASRVEGKRVADLVEGRSFWTGAEMVLNAAMPLIGILNWIFEADEPLIGYIYETMDQVKETIKEEFNKKKPDYMPIWEVVDEIWNNVLHSPLHAAGYYLNPSLFYSSDFYPDFEVSSGLLSCLGQLVQSQPIKDLIIRQLEEYAHGKGSYQEGSSRTRRRNVPPAMWWSSYGENHPELQRFAVRILSQNCDGALRYVLKRTMAEKLLTNGRNPVEQQRLKYLTFVHYNLQLQQFHAGMKSGVEAEEIDPMDDWIIDEAPDVVPQNLESSWMNLDCARALSEEGCSRFAAKTETI